A region from the Excalfactoria chinensis isolate bCotChi1 chromosome 24, bCotChi1.hap2, whole genome shotgun sequence genome encodes:
- the PNMT gene encoding phenylethanolamine N-methyltransferase → MDGCNQRRAAAAITHLPPPSPLVIGAINGTQHWHSSAPTMSSLDAIREGYARFDPRAYLQNNYVPPRADFTSEEFVVPWKLRCLAETFASGEICGRTLIDVGSGPTIYQLLSACEHFEEVVATDYLEVNREELRRWVRGEPGAFDWSPFIRHVCKIEGRGEPWQEKERRLRGRLRRILPIDVHRADPLGAPLRPPADALLSTFCLEAVSPDRASFGRALLNVSSMLRPGGHVVLLGALGESFYLAGAARLPVVPLAEADVRGALSDAGFTLCDFRSYSMPPALRTGVDDVDGVFFVHAQKALEG, encoded by the exons ATGGACGGCTGCAATCAGCGCCGAGCAGCCGCTGCCATAACTCAccttccccccccttccccgtTGGTTATCGGGGCTATAAATGGGACGCAGCattggcacagctcagcccccaCCATGAGCAGCCTGGATGCCATCCGGGAGGGCTACGCACGTTTCGACCCCCGTGCCTACCTGCAGAACAACTACGTGCCCCCCCGCGCCGACTTCACCTCCGAGGAGTTCGTGGTGCCCTGGAAGCTGAGATGTTTGGCCGAGACCTTTGCCAGcg GTGAGATCTGTGGGCGCACGCTCATCGATGTGGGTTCGGGTCCCACCATCTACCAGCTGCTGAGCGCCTGCGAGCACTTCGAGGAGGTCGTGGCCACTGATTACTTGGAGGTGAACCGGGAGGAGCTGCGGCGTTGGGTGCGGGGGGAGCCCGGAGCCTTCGATTGGAGCCCCTTCATCCGGCACGTCTGCAAGATCGAGGGGCGCGG GGAGCCCTGGCAGGAGAAGGAGCGGCGGTTGCGGGGCCGCCTGCGGCGCATCCTCCCCATCGACGTGCACCGTGCGGACCCTCTCGGTGCTCCGCTGCGCCCTCCGGCCGACGCTTTGCTCTCCACCTTCTGCCTGGAAGCCGTCAGTCCCGACCGCGCATCCTTCGGCCGAGCGCTGCTCAACGTGAGCTCAATGCTGCGCCCGGGGGGTcacgttgtgctgctgggggctctgGGGGAGTCCTTCTACCTGGCCGGAGCTGCGCGGCTGCCCGTGGTGCCGCTGGCTGAGGCTGATGTCCGCGGGGCTCTGAGCGATGCCGGCTTCACCCTGTGTGATTTCCGTTCCTACTCCATGCCCCCCGCGCTGCGAACCGGCGTGGATGATGTCGATGGGGTTTTCTTTGTCCATGCACAGAAAGCGTTGGAAGGCTGA
- the PPP1R1B gene encoding protein phosphatase 1 regulatory subunit 1B isoform X2: MDPKDRKKIQFSVPAPPSQLDPRAVEMIRRRRPTPAMLFQLSEHSSPEDESLPYQRASGEGCLLKPKRTNPCAYTPPSLKAVQRIVQSHLESGMGGGDSSDGEPDDGDPELARACDPDSALESALGSQTRAERSVFPATKAHKRKGGQKVSFAGGIAERSEDLKALTVSDIPEDPEDPEGGEGDEEEPEDGSEHSEERRHVGLAGTERRRSPVPLGTS, translated from the exons ATGGACCCCAAGGACCGCAAGAAGATCCAGTTCTCAGTGCCGGCACCTCCCAGCCAGCTGGACCCCCGCGCCGTGGAGATG ATCCGCCGGCGGAGGCCCACACCTGCCATGCTGTTCCAGCTCTCCGAGCACTCATCCCCAG AGGACGAGTCCCTGCCCTACCAG CGAGCCTCCGGTGAGGGCTGTCTGCTGAAACCAAAGAGGACCAACCCGTGTGCCTACACACCGCCCTCGCTCAAAG CGGTGCAGCGCATCGTGCAGTCCCACCTGGAGAGTGGCATGGGTGGGGGGGACAGCTCTGATGGAGAACCTGATGATGGGGACCCCGAACTGGCCCGCGCCTGCGACCCAGACAGCGCCCTCGAGTCTG CCCTGGGGAGCCAGACCAGAGCCGAGAGGAGCGTCTTCCCTGCCACCAAGGCACACAAGAGGAAAG GGGGGCAGAAGGTTTCCTTCGCGGGCGGCATCGCCGAGCGCAGCGAGGACCTGAAGGCGCTGACGGTGTCCGACATCCCCGAAGACCCCGAGGACCCCGAGGGGGGGGAAGGTGACGAGGAGGAGCCGGAGGACGGCAGCG AGCACAGCGAGGAGCGGCGGCACGTGGGCCTGGCGGGGACGGAGCGCCGTCGCTCACCGGTCCCATTGGGCACCAGTTAG
- the TCAP gene encoding telethonin, with protein MWGPSTVVRSGGLLCGASLGCRVQEEDVGRRESFSAEWLDLELSTRPEEGWCRREVDQQRRESLEQRGETRVLTQRSPWGVLRVGVLGQPLAQHLLPYARSLPLPLFSPSDLRGSKPGLRRTLSRSLSHEAQRG; from the exons ATGTGGGGGCCGAGCACGGTGGTGCGGAGTGGGGGGCTGCTCTGCGGTGCCAGCCTGGGCTGCCGCGTACAGGAGGAGGATGTGGGGCGCCGAGAGTCCTTCAGTGCTGAGTGGTTGGACCTGGAGCTCAGCACACGGCCCGAGGAGGG GTGGTGCCGGCGGGAGGTGGACCAGCAGCGCCGGGAGTCGCTGGAGCAGCGCGGGGAGACGCGGGTGCTGACGCAGCGCTCACCGTGGGGCGTGTTGCGGGTCGGCGTCCTGGGGCAGCCCCTGGCCCAGCATCTCCTCCCTTACGCCCGCAGCCTCCCGTTGCCCCTCTTCTCCCCTTCAGACCTGCGCGGTTCCAAGCCGGGGCTCAGGCGGACCCTCTCCCGTTCCCTCTCCCACGAAGCCCAGAGGGGCTGA
- the STARD3 gene encoding stAR-related lipid transfer protein 3 isoform X2 has protein sequence MSDWEEVISFSLESSFSWTWKCCLAACCSQEPTAGMNHLLPDTSVQTQTTRGAAGLRPRAESSASAAHRDPNPELFAELHAESLLVAGTKAAGREPGRGGGGGGGIALFSSCTESCQGWCGNGAAAASTKAPFISAATLRGPLPSHGPPLPRSSSATVLGLGSEKAPWKRSSWQLLGWDVARLVPGPPAGPGSAWHRVGAGGAFPSCRCLLHPLPPSVVSWGGGKSAPSCTTELGKERCCSSPPPHPCFPGRGALSCCCWKKCWSSQAINNCFHHLPEGLCCRSDPSLVLPWVACPGTSSTRAWQPPCLSLPSTCGRGSLSSAANPDRGALPLLDWLWVGRGGCSSPFPAEPEPTWCVSNPCPAAGICPVLRLPPRWLWGLLGSPGLLC, from the exons ATGTCGGATTGGGAAGAGGTGATTTCATTCTCTTTGGAGTCCAGCTTTAGTTGGACATGGAAGTGTTgcctggctgcctgctgctcccaggaACCTACTGCAGGGATGAATCATTTGCTCCCAGACACCTCGGTACAAACACAGACAACCcgtggagctgctgggctgcggCCTCGTGCAGAGAGCAGCGCTTCGGCCGCACACCGTGACCCAAATCCGGAGCTAtttgcagagctgcatgcagaGTCCTTGCTGGTGGCCGGGAcaaaggcagcaggcagggagccgggcagagggggggggggggggggaggcattgccctgttttcttcctgcactgAATCGTGCCAAGGTTGGTGTGGAAACGGCGCTGCAGCAGCGAGCACAAAGGCTCCATTCATCAGCGCTGCAACGCTGCGcggccccctcccctcccacgGCCCTCCCCTCCCACGGAGCAGCTCAGCTACTGTGCTTGGATTGGGCTCTGAAAAGGCTCCGTGGAAGAGATCCTCTTGGCAGCTCCTTGGCTGGGACGTGGCACGGCTGGTGCCTGGCCCCCCTGCTGGCCCTGGCTCTGCTTGGCACAGGGTTGGTGCTGGAGGTGCTTTTCCTTCGTGCAGATGTCTCCTccaccccctccctccctccgtTGTGAGCTGGGGTGGAGGGAAATCAGCTCCATCTTGCACAACTGAGCTGGGAAAGGAGAGGTGTtgttcctccccccccccccacccgtGCTTTCCAGGACGGGGAGcgctctcctgctgctgctggaagaaatgCTGGAGCAGCCAAGCTATTAATAACTGCTTCCACCATCTTCCTGAAGGGCTCTGCTGCCGCTCAGACCCCTCCTTGGTGCTGCCTTG GGTCGCCTGCCCCGGTACCTCATCCACCAGAGCCTGGCAGCCACCATGTTTGAGTTTGCCTTCCACCTGCGGCAGAGGGTcgctgagctctgcagcaaacCCTGATCGTGGTGCTCTGCCCCTACTGGACTGGCTGTGGGTGGGCAGGGGGGGCtgctcctctcctttccccGCCGAACCGGAGCCCACGTGGTGTGTGTCAAacccctgccctgcagctgggatCTGCCCTGTGCTCCGTCTCCCCCCACGTTGGCTCTGGGGGCTCCTTGGCAGCCCcgggctgctgtgctga
- the PPP1R1B gene encoding protein phosphatase 1 regulatory subunit 1B isoform X1, translated as MDPKDRKKIQFSVPAPPSQLDPRAVEMIRRRRPTPAMLFQLSEHSSPDGEDESLPYQRASGEGCLLKPKRTNPCAYTPPSLKAVQRIVQSHLESGMGGGDSSDGEPDDGDPELARACDPDSALESALGSQTRAERSVFPATKAHKRKGGQKVSFAGGIAERSEDLKALTVSDIPEDPEDPEGGEGDEEEPEDGSEHSEERRHVGLAGTERRRSPVPLGTS; from the exons ATGGACCCCAAGGACCGCAAGAAGATCCAGTTCTCAGTGCCGGCACCTCCCAGCCAGCTGGACCCCCGCGCCGTGGAGATG ATCCGCCGGCGGAGGCCCACACCTGCCATGCTGTTCCAGCTCTCCGAGCACTCATCCCCAG ATGGAGAGGACGAGTCCCTGCCCTACCAG CGAGCCTCCGGTGAGGGCTGTCTGCTGAAACCAAAGAGGACCAACCCGTGTGCCTACACACCGCCCTCGCTCAAAG CGGTGCAGCGCATCGTGCAGTCCCACCTGGAGAGTGGCATGGGTGGGGGGGACAGCTCTGATGGAGAACCTGATGATGGGGACCCCGAACTGGCCCGCGCCTGCGACCCAGACAGCGCCCTCGAGTCTG CCCTGGGGAGCCAGACCAGAGCCGAGAGGAGCGTCTTCCCTGCCACCAAGGCACACAAGAGGAAAG GGGGGCAGAAGGTTTCCTTCGCGGGCGGCATCGCCGAGCGCAGCGAGGACCTGAAGGCGCTGACGGTGTCCGACATCCCCGAAGACCCCGAGGACCCCGAGGGGGGGGAAGGTGACGAGGAGGAGCCGGAGGACGGCAGCG AGCACAGCGAGGAGCGGCGGCACGTGGGCCTGGCGGGGACGGAGCGCCGTCGCTCACCGGTCCCATTGGGCACCAGTTAG
- the STARD3 gene encoding stAR-related lipid transfer protein 3 isoform X1, with protein sequence MSKPTDLQHDLERSLPAIASISTSLSQSQGFSPYCYFNPEKRKAISDVRRTFCLFVTFDLLFISLLWIIELNTKDGIQKNLKNEIFEYNFKTSFFDIFVLAFFRFFVLLLAYAVVRLRHWWVIAVTTLISSAFLIVKVILSELLTKGAFGYLLPIVSFVIAWLETWFLDFKVLTQEAEEERWYLAAQAAAARGPLLYPGALSDGQFYSPPESFAGSDNESDEEGPGRKALTAQEKEYVRQGKEAMEVVDQILAQEENWKFEKNNDFGDVVYTFEIPFHGKTFILKAFLQCSAETVYQEVILQPEKMILWNRTVAACQILQRVEDNTIVSYDVAAGAAGGVVSPRDFVNVRRIERRRDRYISSGMSTTHSLKPPLSKYVRGENGPGGFIVLKCPSNPRVCTFIWILNTDLKGRLPRYLIHQSLAATMFEFAFHLRQRVAELCSKP encoded by the exons ATGAGCAAGCCGACAGACCTGCAGCACGACCTGGAACGGAGCCTCCCAGCCATTGCATCCATCAGCACCTCGCTTTCCCAGAGCCAGGGCTTCTCCCCATACTGCTACTTCAATCCAGAGAAGAGGAAAGCCATCTCGGACGTGAGGAGGACCTTCTGCCTCTTTGTCACCTTCGATCTGCTCTTCATCTCTTTGTTGTGGATAATCGAACTGAAC ACCAAGGATGGCATTCAGAAGAACTTGAAGAACGAAATCTTCGAGTACAATTTTAAAACCTCTTTCTTTGACATATTT gtCTTGGCTTTCTTCCGattttttgtgttgctgctggcCTATGCGGTCGTAAGGTTGCGCCACTGGTGGGTCATAGCG GTCACCACGTTGATATCCAGTGCCTTCCTGATCGTGAAGGTCATCCTCTCCGAG CTTCTCACCAAAGGGGCGTTTGGTTACTTACTTCCCATCGTCTCGTTTGTCATTGCTTGGTTAGAAACTTGGTTCCTGGATTTTAAAGTCCTCACTcaggaagcagaagaggaacGAT GGTACCTGGCAGCCCAGGCTGCGGCTGCCCGTGGGCCCCTGCTGTACCCTGGAGCCCTTTCCGATGGGCAGTTCTACTCCCCGCCGGAGTCCTTTGCAG GGTCGGACAACGAGTCGGACGAGGAAGGTCCGGGAAGGAAAGCACTGACAGCTCAG GAGAAAGAATACGTCCGACAAGGCAAAGAAGCCATGGAAGTCGTGGACCAAATCCTCGCCCAGGAGGAGAACTGGAAGTTTGAGAAAAACAAT GACTTTGGTGATGTTGTTTACACTTTTGAAATACCTTTCCATGGCAAGACCTTTATTTTAAAG GCtttcctgcagtgctctgctgaaACAGTTTACCAGGAGGTTATTCTCCAACCCGAGAAGATGATCCTATGGAACAGAACAGTGGCAGCTTGCCAG atCTTGCAGCGGGTTGAAGACAACACGATTGTTTCATACGACgtggcagctggggctgcaggcggtgTCGTTTCCCCCAG GGATTTTGTGAACGTGAGGCGGATCGAGAGAAGGAGAGACAGGTACATTTCCTCAGGGATGTCGACCACGCACAGCCTGAAGCCTCCACTCTCCAAGTATGTCAG GGGTGAGAACGGACCTGGAGGATTCATCGTATTGAAGTGCCCCAGCAACCCCCGGGTCTGCACTTTTATCTGGATTCTAAACACTGACCTGAAG GGTCGCCTGCCCCGGTACCTCATCCACCAGAGCCTGGCAGCCACCATGTTTGAGTTTGCCTTCCACCTGCGGCAGAGGGTcgctgagctctgcagcaaacCCTGA